The Candidatus Eremiobacteraceae bacterium genome window below encodes:
- the thiC gene encoding phosphomethylpyrimidine synthase ThiC, translating to MSLTLEPHAVASSHKIYADGPHGIRVPMRQIHLTDGSDIRVYDTSGLHSDPGLQVDVRAGLPKLRAPWIAMRGDSEELAGPTSAYRRERDADATLDAIRFERSVKPRRAKAGANVTQMHYARRGEITPEMEFIALREGVAAELVRDEVARGRAIIPANINHPESEPMIIGRNFLVKINANIGNSAVSSSIEEEVEKMTWATRWGADTVMDLSTGKNIHETREWILRNSPVPIGTVPIYQALEKVRGKVEDLSWEVYRDTLIEQAEQGVDYFTIHAGVLLRYVPLTAKRVTGIVSRGGSIMAQWCLLHHRENFLYTRFEEICEIMKAYDVSFSLGDGLRPGCGADANDEAQFGELEALGELTKIAWAHDVQVMIEGPGHVRMHQIKENMERQLAVCHEAPFYTLGPLVTDIAPGYDHITSAIGAAMIGWYGTAMLCYVTPKEHLGLPNKKDVKDGVIAYKIAAHAADLAKGHPGAHEWDDVLSKARFEFRWEDQFELSLDPTTAREFHDETLPAQAAKVAHFCSMCGP from the coding sequence ATGAGCCTCACCCTCGAACCCCACGCCGTGGCGTCCAGCCACAAGATCTACGCGGACGGACCGCACGGCATCCGCGTTCCGATGCGCCAGATCCACCTGACCGACGGCAGCGATATCCGCGTCTACGACACGAGCGGCCTGCACAGCGATCCCGGCTTGCAAGTCGACGTGCGCGCGGGCCTGCCCAAGCTGCGCGCACCCTGGATCGCCATGCGCGGCGACAGCGAGGAGCTGGCGGGCCCGACGTCCGCGTACCGCCGCGAGCGCGACGCCGATGCGACGCTCGACGCCATCCGCTTCGAGCGCTCCGTCAAACCTCGGCGCGCCAAAGCGGGCGCGAACGTCACGCAGATGCACTACGCGCGCCGCGGCGAGATCACGCCCGAGATGGAGTTCATCGCGCTGCGCGAGGGCGTTGCCGCGGAGTTGGTGCGCGACGAGGTCGCGCGCGGCCGCGCCATCATCCCCGCCAACATCAACCATCCCGAATCCGAGCCCATGATCATCGGGCGCAATTTCCTGGTGAAGATCAACGCCAACATCGGCAACTCCGCCGTCAGCTCGTCGATCGAAGAAGAGGTCGAGAAGATGACCTGGGCGACGCGTTGGGGCGCCGACACCGTCATGGATCTGTCGACCGGCAAGAACATCCACGAGACGCGCGAGTGGATCTTGCGCAACTCGCCGGTGCCGATCGGCACCGTGCCCATCTACCAAGCGCTCGAGAAGGTGCGCGGCAAGGTCGAGGATCTGAGCTGGGAGGTCTATCGCGACACGCTCATCGAGCAGGCCGAGCAAGGCGTCGATTATTTCACCATCCACGCCGGCGTGCTGCTGCGCTACGTGCCGCTGACCGCCAAGCGCGTGACCGGCATCGTGTCGCGCGGCGGCTCGATCATGGCGCAGTGGTGCCTGCTGCACCATCGTGAGAACTTCTTGTACACGCGCTTCGAAGAGATCTGCGAGATCATGAAGGCGTACGACGTCTCATTCTCGCTCGGCGACGGACTGCGTCCGGGCTGCGGCGCGGACGCCAACGACGAGGCGCAGTTCGGCGAGCTCGAGGCCCTTGGCGAGCTGACCAAGATCGCGTGGGCGCACGACGTGCAGGTCATGATCGAAGGCCCGGGCCACGTGCGCATGCATCAGATCAAGGAGAACATGGAGCGCCAGCTCGCGGTCTGCCACGAGGCGCCGTTCTACACGCTCGGCCCGCTGGTCACCGACATCGCGCCCGGTTACGACCACATCACCAGCGCCATCGGTGCCGCGATGATCGGCTGGTACGGCACCGCGATGCTGTGCTACGTCACGCCCAAAGAACATCTCGGCTTGCCCAATAAGAAAGACGTCAAGGATGGCGTCATCGCGTACAAGATCGCAGCGCATGCCGCCGACCTCGCCAAGGGGCACCCGGGCGCGCACGAGTGGGATGACGTGCTTTCCAAAGCGCGTTTCGAGTTCCGTTGGGAGGATCAGTTCGAGCTGTCGCTCGATCCGACCACGGCGCGCGAATTCCACGACGAGACGCTGCCCGCGCAAGCGGCCAAGGTGGCGCACTTCTGTTCGATGTGCGGGCC